One part of the Leptolyngbya sp. CCY15150 genome encodes these proteins:
- a CDS encoding alpha/beta hydrolase, with protein sequence MPSWFQSLVLRDRSMRHGRHPYRAIALGIGSCLAGCLLSTPAAAAERVYLSIGVFERSIAIDDLEIYAREGRVTSNLRPYLRYFTPKDQEQMRSLLLTQADVSAVAVAQFLYTDQGEALLERISRIIRTQSPEAAPLAIRAALILAADSDDGLTPLNVLNEFPLNDLRISVDATLNFVSEVENLINQTTQAIQIIQTQATFESRVETPIDSMGVQNPHDVGLYDWQTVALNLRDRRRDRAFAADVYVPITKTLGSPTPPMPAPVIIISHGLGSDRTTYRYLAEHLSSHGFVVAVLEHPGSNAMQIQALVQGRVREVTSPQEFIDRPLDITFLLDELERLNRNHPQLSGRMNLEKAGIIGQSLGGYTALTLIGGTLHGVRLIQSCYDDSWLNLSLLLQCQALDLPLETLDQSLQDDRIVAAIAINPIGSGIIGQNGFNQIEKPVMVMTGNADTIAPALPEQIRPFTWLGSLNKYLVLMQGGTHFSTLGSSANGSEALLLPSNIVGPDPEIAHRYVNAMSVAFFQTYVANDPNYRGFLRATYADSLSEQALPLSLVRSLDPIQLSRVLSMP encoded by the coding sequence ATGCCATCATGGTTCCAGTCCTTGGTTTTGCGCGATCGTTCCATGCGCCATGGTCGTCATCCCTACCGAGCGATCGCCCTTGGGATCGGTAGCTGCTTGGCTGGATGTCTGCTATCGACACCGGCCGCCGCCGCAGAACGTGTTTATTTATCGATCGGTGTTTTCGAGCGCTCGATTGCGATAGATGATTTAGAAATCTATGCTCGTGAAGGCCGGGTCACGTCCAATCTTCGTCCCTACCTGCGATACTTCACGCCCAAGGATCAAGAGCAAATGCGATCGCTGCTGCTGACACAGGCTGATGTGAGTGCTGTTGCCGTGGCTCAATTTCTCTACACCGATCAAGGCGAAGCGCTGCTTGAGCGAATCAGCCGAATCATCCGCACCCAATCTCCGGAGGCAGCTCCTCTTGCCATTCGCGCGGCCCTGATCCTGGCGGCGGATTCGGACGACGGACTAACGCCTTTGAACGTGCTCAACGAGTTTCCCCTCAACGATCTGCGCATTAGTGTCGATGCCACCCTCAACTTTGTGAGCGAGGTGGAGAACCTGATCAACCAGACAACCCAAGCAATTCAGATCATTCAAACCCAAGCCACCTTTGAATCTAGGGTAGAAACGCCGATTGACTCTATGGGCGTCCAAAACCCCCATGATGTAGGTTTATACGACTGGCAGACGGTTGCGCTGAACCTTCGCGATCGCCGCCGCGATCGCGCCTTCGCAGCAGATGTCTATGTTCCCATCACAAAAACCCTCGGCAGCCCCACGCCGCCCATGCCCGCGCCGGTGATCATTATTTCCCATGGTCTAGGCAGCGATCGCACCACCTATCGTTATCTTGCGGAACATCTTTCCTCCCATGGCTTTGTGGTGGCGGTGTTGGAGCACCCTGGCAGCAATGCCATGCAAATCCAAGCTCTTGTGCAGGGGCGAGTACGAGAAGTAACGTCTCCCCAGGAATTTATCGATCGCCCCCTAGATATTACCTTCTTGCTGGATGAACTGGAACGCCTCAATCGTAACCATCCACAACTATCTGGCCGCATGAATCTAGAGAAAGCGGGCATCATTGGTCAGTCTCTAGGTGGATATACGGCTCTTACGCTGATCGGCGGCACACTTCATGGAGTACGGTTAATTCAGTCTTGTTATGACGATAGCTGGCTTAACTTATCTTTACTGCTGCAATGCCAGGCGCTGGACTTGCCCTTGGAAACCCTCGATCAATCCTTACAAGACGATCGGATTGTGGCAGCGATCGCCATTAACCCCATTGGTAGCGGCATCATTGGCCAAAATGGTTTTAACCAAATTGAAAAACCTGTGATGGTCATGACTGGCAATGCGGATACGATCGCCCCAGCTCTGCCTGAACAAATCCGTCCTTTCACGTGGCTGGGCAGCCTCAATAAATATCTTGTGTTGATGCAAGGAGGTACCCATTTCTCGACCCTAGGTAGCTCTGCAAATGGCAGCGAAGCTCTGCTCCTGCCCTCAAATATTGTTGGCCCTGACCCAGAAATCGCCCATCGCTATGTGAATGCTATGAGCGTGGCTTTTTTCCAAACCTATGTGGCGAATGACCCTAACTATCGCGGTTTTCTGCGGGCAACCTATGCTGATAGCCTGAGTGAACAAGCTCTACCTCTGAGCTTAGTGCGCTCCCTTGATCCCATCCAGCTATCCCGTGTTTTATCCATGCCTTAA
- the ligA gene encoding NAD-dependent DNA ligase LigA, with product MTTATLAIQQRVIELRRLLQQASYAYYVLDAPEMDDAVYDRLYRDLQELETEYPDLVTPDSPTQRIGERPADQFTSVRHHIPLYSLENAFNLQELASWQDRWRRLAPEAADVDYVTELKIDGSAIALTYDHGLLVRGATRGDGVTGEDITQNIRTIRTIPLRLNLEQPPARLEVRGEAFLPLDVFRQINEERQTKGEAAFANPRNAAAGTLRQLDSAVVAQRRLDFFAYTLHLPDEVAGIDAPATQWQALELLQNLGFRVNPNRLLCPSLADVAAYFEQWDTARLDLPYMTDGVVVKLNHFDLQQQLGFTQKFPRWAIALKYPAEEAPTRVERVVVQVGRTGALTPVAEFSPVQLAGTTVSRATLHNSDRLTELDLHLGDTVIVRKAGEIIPEVVRVMPDLRPADAQRYEMPTHCPACGEPVVRPADEAVTRCINTSCPAILRGSISHWASRAALDINGLGEKWVEQFIDRHLVQSVADLYDLTVEQLLTLDRMGPTSAQKLVGAIAQSKQQPWPRVLYGLGIRHVGSVNAQTLSSQFAKVDDLGAAEPEAIAAVYGIGAEIAQSVYAWFRVPANQVLIDRLRQAGLQLALDPDQVQPQGAQPLAGKTLVITGTLPSLSREDAKAKIQAAGGKVTGTVSSKTDYLVVGSDAGSKLEKAQTLGVAQLSETQLLDLLSSSN from the coding sequence GTGACCACAGCCACTTTAGCGATTCAACAGCGCGTGATTGAACTGCGACGGTTGCTCCAGCAGGCTAGCTATGCCTACTATGTCCTGGATGCGCCGGAGATGGATGACGCGGTCTACGATCGCCTCTATCGAGACCTGCAGGAGTTGGAAACAGAGTATCCCGACCTGGTCACGCCCGATAGCCCTACCCAGCGCATTGGAGAGCGGCCGGCGGATCAGTTCACGTCCGTGCGTCACCATATTCCCCTCTATAGTCTAGAAAATGCCTTCAATTTGCAGGAGTTGGCCAGTTGGCAGGATCGCTGGCGGCGCTTGGCTCCCGAGGCTGCTGATGTGGACTACGTCACGGAGCTGAAGATAGACGGATCAGCGATCGCCCTCACCTACGACCATGGGCTGCTGGTGCGGGGAGCCACCCGAGGCGACGGCGTCACGGGCGAAGACATTACCCAAAATATCCGCACCATTCGCACCATTCCCCTACGGCTGAACCTAGAACAGCCACCGGCTCGCCTAGAGGTTCGCGGTGAGGCGTTTCTCCCCCTAGATGTGTTTCGTCAGATTAATGAAGAGCGTCAGACTAAGGGGGAGGCCGCCTTCGCCAATCCTCGCAATGCAGCAGCTGGCACCCTGCGGCAACTAGATTCCGCCGTGGTGGCCCAGCGTCGTTTGGATTTTTTTGCCTACACCCTCCATCTGCCCGATGAGGTCGCCGGTATCGATGCACCCGCAACCCAGTGGCAGGCCCTTGAACTGCTGCAAAATCTTGGATTTCGGGTGAATCCTAACCGCTTGCTCTGCCCATCCCTAGCAGACGTGGCGGCCTATTTTGAGCAATGGGACACCGCTCGCCTCGATCTACCCTACATGACCGATGGGGTGGTGGTGAAGCTGAATCATTTTGATCTCCAGCAGCAGCTAGGCTTTACCCAAAAGTTTCCCCGCTGGGCGATCGCTCTCAAATACCCTGCCGAGGAAGCGCCAACTCGGGTAGAGCGGGTGGTGGTTCAGGTAGGACGCACGGGGGCACTGACGCCGGTGGCAGAATTCAGTCCCGTCCAGCTTGCCGGTACCACCGTGTCTCGGGCGACGCTGCACAATAGCGATCGCCTCACTGAACTGGATTTGCACTTGGGCGATACGGTGATCGTGCGCAAGGCGGGGGAAATTATTCCCGAGGTGGTGCGGGTGATGCCAGACCTGCGTCCTGCCGATGCCCAGCGCTATGAGATGCCCACCCATTGCCCCGCCTGTGGCGAGCCGGTGGTGCGCCCTGCCGATGAAGCCGTAACGCGCTGCATCAATACCTCCTGCCCTGCCATCCTGCGCGGTTCGATTAGCCATTGGGCCAGCCGGGCAGCCCTAGACATCAACGGACTGGGTGAAAAGTGGGTGGAGCAATTTATCGATCGCCACCTAGTGCAATCGGTAGCGGATCTCTATGACCTGACGGTGGAGCAGTTGCTGACTCTCGATCGCATGGGGCCAACGTCGGCCCAGAAGCTGGTGGGGGCGATCGCTCAGTCGAAGCAACAGCCCTGGCCGCGGGTGCTCTATGGCTTAGGTATTCGCCATGTGGGCAGTGTCAATGCCCAGACCTTAAGCAGCCAGTTTGCCAAGGTGGATGATTTGGGGGCAGCGGAACCGGAAGCGATCGCCGCCGTCTATGGCATTGGCGCAGAAATTGCCCAGTCGGTCTATGCCTGGTTTCGGGTGCCGGCCAACCAGGTGCTGATCGATCGCCTGCGACAGGCCGGTCTACAGCTTGCCCTGGATCCCGATCAGGTTCAACCCCAAGGGGCTCAGCCGTTAGCAGGCAAGACGTTGGTGATTACCGGCACCTTACCATCCCTAAGTCGGGAGGATGCTAAGGCAAAAATTCAGGCGGCGGGCGGCAAAGTTACCGGAACCGTGAGTTCTAAAACGGATTATTTAGTAGTGGGCAGTGATGCCGGATCTAAGTTAGAAAAGGCACAGACTCTGGGTGTTGCCCAACTGTCAGAAACACAGTTACTCGATCTTCTGTCATCATCGAATTAG
- a CDS encoding DUF427 domain-containing protein, which translates to MVNRSRIEPGPGQESVWDYPRPAVLDDSTQHIRVIFNGVAIADTHRAKRVLETSHPPTYYIPREDVQMAYFTQTARMTICEWKGQAAYYTITVGDRQEVDVAWSYPHPTPAFAGIQDYIAVYPGRMEACYVDGEVVQAQPGDFYGGWITQNIVGPFKGAAGTWGW; encoded by the coding sequence ATGGTAAACCGTTCACGAATTGAACCTGGCCCAGGTCAAGAGTCAGTGTGGGACTATCCCCGTCCAGCCGTATTGGACGACTCGACCCAGCATATCCGCGTGATCTTCAATGGGGTGGCGATCGCCGACACCCATCGGGCAAAGCGGGTGTTAGAAACCAGCCATCCGCCGACGTACTACATCCCCCGTGAGGATGTGCAGATGGCCTATTTCACCCAGACTGCTCGCATGACGATCTGTGAGTGGAAAGGGCAGGCAGCCTACTACACCATAACCGTGGGCGATCGCCAAGAGGTGGACGTGGCCTGGAGCTATCCCCATCCCACCCCTGCTTTTGCTGGCATTCAAGACTACATTGCAGTCTATCCAGGACGGATGGAAGCTTGCTATGTGGATGGGGAGGTTGTGCAGGCCCAACCCGGTGACTTTTACGGCGGCTGGATCACTCAAAACATTGTCGGCCCCTTCAAGGGAGCAGCGGGCACCTGGGGTTGGTAG
- a CDS encoding cyclic nucleotide-binding domain-containing protein, with the protein MLTSVDRLLFVRGVSIFNELRDDFLVRLASIMDELSFPAQHTIFTQGQEGRSLYILVSGRVKVHIGDRVLAELEKGACFGEMSVFDAEPRSASISTLEPCECLMLTQQQLYEAVEETPGIAVNIIRLLSRRIRELNRKKLNPEIYNRINGTSPPTRIQ; encoded by the coding sequence ATGCTAACTAGCGTCGATCGCTTACTGTTTGTTCGGGGTGTCTCGATTTTTAATGAATTGCGAGATGACTTCTTGGTGCGTCTCGCATCCATTATGGATGAGCTGTCCTTTCCCGCCCAGCACACCATTTTTACCCAGGGACAGGAGGGGCGATCGCTCTATATTCTGGTATCTGGGCGGGTCAAGGTGCATATTGGCGATCGCGTCTTGGCGGAGTTGGAAAAAGGAGCTTGCTTTGGCGAGATGTCGGTGTTTGATGCTGAACCGCGCTCAGCCTCGATCAGCACCCTCGAACCCTGTGAATGTCTCATGCTCACCCAGCAGCAGCTCTATGAAGCGGTGGAAGAAACGCCGGGAATTGCGGTGAACATTATTCGCCTGCTATCGCGCCGCATTCGGGAGCTCAACCGCAAAAAGCTCAATCCCGAGATCTATAACCGCATTAATGGCACCAGTCCCCCCACCCGCATTCAGTAG
- a CDS encoding NADP-dependent isocitrate dehydrogenase, producing MYDKITPPTNGDRITFRDGEPIVPDNPIIPFIRGDGTGVDIWPASQLVFDAAVAKAYGGQRRIEWFKVYAGDEACDVYGTYQYLPEDTLTAIKEYGVAIKGPLTTPIGGGIRSLNVALRQINDLYACVRPCKYYAGTPSPHKSPEKLDVIVYRENTEDIYLGIEWKQGSEVGDRLIKFLNEELIPATPEHGKKQIRLDSGIGIKPISKTGSQRLVRRAIRHALRLPKDKQQVTLVHKGNIMKYTEGAFRDWGYELATTEFRAECVTERESWILGNKEAKPDLSIEDNARQVEPGYDSLTPEKKADICGEVKDVLEGIWDTHGNGQWKEKIMVNDRIADSIFQQIQTRPDEYSILATMNLNGDYLSDAAAAIVGGLGMGPGANIGDTCAVFEATHGTAPKHAGLDRINPGSVILSGVMMLEYMGWQEAADLIKKGLGEAIANREVTYDLARMMTPPVNPPLKCSEFAQAIVQRFQ from the coding sequence ATGTACGATAAGATTACCCCACCCACGAATGGCGATCGCATTACCTTTCGCGATGGCGAACCCATTGTGCCCGATAACCCCATTATTCCCTTTATTCGGGGTGACGGCACGGGGGTTGATATCTGGCCCGCGTCCCAATTGGTGTTTGATGCAGCGGTTGCCAAAGCCTACGGCGGTCAGCGGCGGATTGAGTGGTTCAAGGTTTACGCTGGGGATGAAGCCTGTGATGTCTATGGCACCTACCAATATCTCCCCGAAGATACCCTAACGGCGATTAAAGAGTACGGCGTGGCCATCAAAGGGCCGTTGACGACTCCCATTGGTGGCGGTATTCGCTCCCTCAACGTAGCCCTGCGACAAATCAACGACCTCTATGCCTGCGTACGTCCCTGCAAGTATTACGCCGGCACCCCCTCGCCCCACAAAAGCCCCGAAAAGCTTGATGTGATTGTCTATCGAGAAAATACAGAAGATATCTATCTCGGCATTGAATGGAAGCAGGGCAGCGAGGTGGGCGATCGCCTCATCAAGTTCCTCAACGAGGAGCTGATTCCTGCCACGCCGGAGCACGGCAAGAAGCAAATCCGCCTCGATTCTGGCATTGGCATCAAGCCCATTAGTAAAACCGGCTCCCAGCGCCTCGTGCGCCGCGCCATCCGCCATGCCCTGCGGTTGCCCAAGGACAAGCAACAGGTGACCCTGGTGCATAAGGGCAACATCATGAAATATACCGAAGGGGCCTTTCGTGACTGGGGCTATGAGCTAGCCACCACGGAATTTCGGGCGGAATGTGTTACCGAGCGCGAGTCGTGGATTTTGGGCAACAAGGAAGCCAAGCCTGACCTGAGCATCGAAGACAATGCTCGCCAAGTGGAGCCCGGCTACGATTCCCTAACGCCGGAGAAAAAGGCAGACATCTGTGGGGAAGTCAAAGACGTCTTAGAAGGCATTTGGGACACCCACGGCAACGGGCAATGGAAGGAGAAGATCATGGTGAACGATCGCATCGCCGACAGCATCTTCCAGCAGATTCAAACCCGTCCCGATGAATATTCCATCTTGGCGACGATGAACCTAAATGGCGACTACCTCTCGGATGCGGCAGCAGCGATCGTGGGCGGTTTGGGTATGGGCCCTGGTGCCAACATCGGCGACACCTGCGCTGTCTTTGAAGCCACCCACGGCACTGCTCCTAAGCACGCCGGTCTCGATCGCATCAACCCTGGCTCGGTGATTCTCTCTGGGGTGATGATGTTGGAATACATGGGCTGGCAAGAAGCCGCGGATTTGATCAAGAAGGGACTTGGGGAAGCGATCGCCAACCGGGAGGTCACCTATGATCTCGCCCGGATGATGACCCCACCGGTCAATCCACCGCTGAAATGCTCGGAGTTTGCCCAAGCGATCGTCCAGCGTTTCCAGTAG
- the rph gene encoding ribonuclease PH, whose protein sequence is MAWQRPDGRAADQLRPVRFERHFTRYAAGSVLAHCGNTQVLCSVTIQPGVPRFLEGSGQGWLTAEYRMLPSATPQRCTREVMKLSGRTQEIQRLIGRSLRSALDMKILGERTLMVDADVLQADAGTRTTSITGGFVALTDAIQSLLDKGELERSPICRQVAAVSVGLLEGEPFLDLNYPEDVAADVDLNVVLDEQLNILEIQGTAEENCFNRGQLNQMLDYAETGIQELLMAQQHALKS, encoded by the coding sequence ATGGCTTGGCAACGTCCCGATGGTCGGGCAGCAGATCAACTGCGTCCGGTGCGCTTTGAGCGACACTTTACCCGCTATGCAGCCGGGTCAGTTTTAGCCCACTGCGGCAATACCCAAGTCCTCTGTAGCGTCACGATTCAGCCCGGTGTGCCCCGCTTTTTGGAAGGATCGGGCCAAGGCTGGCTAACGGCAGAATATCGCATGTTGCCCAGCGCCACACCCCAGCGCTGTACGCGGGAGGTGATGAAGCTTTCGGGGCGTACCCAGGAAATTCAGCGTTTGATTGGCCGCAGTCTGCGCTCTGCCCTGGATATGAAGATTCTCGGGGAGCGGACGCTGATGGTAGATGCGGATGTTCTCCAAGCCGATGCGGGTACGCGCACCACGTCCATTACTGGCGGCTTTGTGGCGCTCACCGATGCCATTCAATCGCTGCTGGACAAGGGAGAGTTGGAGCGATCGCCCATTTGCCGACAGGTAGCCGCGGTTTCCGTGGGGTTGCTGGAGGGAGAACCGTTTTTGGACTTGAACTATCCAGAAGATGTGGCGGCGGATGTGGACTTAAACGTTGTCTTGGATGAGCAGTTGAATATCTTAGAAATCCAGGGCACAGCGGAGGAAAACTGTTTCAACCGTGGTCAACTGAACCAGATGTTGGACTATGCAGAAACGGGTATTCAGGAGCTGCTGATGGCTCAGCAGCATGCCCTGAAATCCTAG
- a CDS encoding FxLYD domain-containing protein, translated as MAPRQARRSLLTEPEVSVLLAIHDKLRRIIPSSDRLIGSGAMKFRAVITAILVGVFWLMSQVISSPAYALTEVKLTDVSYTTCPEELVDGNVTAGGASREAKCYMITGTAVNTSGRPVLNADVFGRIYDASGNPVMQNRTRVGSIDEVPPGESSFELRITVAANQAEPLQLEQFKASGFTGRVRR; from the coding sequence ATGGCCCCAAGACAAGCAAGGCGATCGCTCTTGACCGAACCAGAGGTCAGCGTTTTGTTAGCAATTCACGATAAGCTGAGGAGAATAATACCAAGTAGCGATCGCCTCATTGGGAGTGGAGCCATGAAGTTTCGAGCCGTCATCACCGCAATTTTGGTAGGCGTCTTTTGGCTGATGAGTCAGGTGATCTCGTCTCCAGCCTATGCCCTCACGGAAGTTAAATTGACGGACGTATCCTACACCACCTGTCCAGAAGAGTTGGTTGATGGCAATGTCACCGCTGGGGGAGCCAGCCGCGAAGCGAAGTGCTACATGATCACCGGAACGGCCGTGAACACCTCCGGGCGACCGGTGCTGAATGCCGATGTATTTGGGCGAATTTATGACGCCAGCGGCAACCCCGTTATGCAAAACCGCACTAGGGTCGGCTCTATTGATGAGGTGCCGCCGGGGGAAAGTTCCTTTGAGCTGCGGATTACGGTGGCGGCAAACCAGGCAGAACCCTTGCAGCTAGAACAGTTTAAGGCATCTGGCTTTACGGGACGGGTGCGGCGCTAG
- a CDS encoding NUDIX hydrolase → MNRLWNLFQSVLGLIFHHPITGTSIIPVLPDGRIVLIQRRDNGKWALPGGMVEWGETIESTIQRELVEETGLQLTKVDRLVGVYSAPDRDRRFHSICVAIAVQVTGKTAVEDTLEIQGVQAFERSELPIGHLSADNDRHLQDYFDNVTTLA, encoded by the coding sequence ATGAATCGGTTGTGGAATCTTTTTCAGTCTGTCCTTGGGCTCATTTTTCATCACCCGATTACGGGTACCAGCATCATCCCAGTGCTGCCCGATGGGCGCATTGTCCTCATCCAGCGGCGGGATAACGGTAAGTGGGCGCTGCCCGGCGGCATGGTGGAATGGGGCGAGACGATTGAATCGACCATCCAGCGAGAATTGGTGGAGGAAACGGGCCTGCAGTTAACGAAGGTGGATCGCCTCGTGGGAGTTTACTCTGCCCCGGATCGCGATCGCCGCTTTCATTCCATCTGCGTAGCGATCGCCGTTCAGGTCACTGGAAAAACGGCGGTGGAAGATACGCTAGAAATCCAAGGTGTGCAAGCCTTTGAGCGATCGGAGTTGCCCATTGGCCACCTCAGCGCCGACAACGATCGCCATCTACAAGATTATTTCGATAACGTGACGACCCTAGCCTAG
- the bcp gene encoding thioredoxin-dependent thiol peroxidase translates to MPLNPGDLAPDFTLQDGDGNTVSLSSLKGQRVVLYFYPRDNTPGCTKEACGFRDRYPDLQSQHVVVLGVSTDDAKAHTKFTTKYDLPFPLLCDGDAAVATAYESYGLKKFMGKEYMGIMRHTFIIGADGVIEKIYRKVKPAEHADQVLADLAELDSTDPIA, encoded by the coding sequence ATGCCCTTAAATCCCGGCGATCTAGCCCCAGACTTTACCCTACAGGATGGCGATGGTAATACCGTTAGCCTCTCGTCTCTCAAGGGTCAGCGGGTGGTGCTCTATTTTTACCCCCGCGACAATACCCCCGGCTGCACCAAAGAAGCCTGCGGTTTCCGCGATCGCTACCCAGATCTGCAGTCCCAACATGTGGTCGTCTTGGGTGTCAGCACCGATGATGCCAAAGCCCATACCAAATTCACCACCAAGTACGACTTACCCTTTCCCCTGCTCTGTGATGGCGATGCGGCGGTGGCTACGGCCTATGAAAGCTATGGGCTGAAGAAATTTATGGGCAAGGAATATATGGGCATCATGCGCCATACGTTTATCATTGGTGCCGATGGCGTCATCGAAAAAATTTATCGCAAGGTTAAACCAGCGGAGCACGCTGATCAAGTCTTAGCCGATTTGGCCGAGCTAGACAGCACCGACCCGATCGCCTAA
- a CDS encoding translation initiation factor IF-2, with amino-acid sequence MGFADLSIVEIAEDHHLSVDNVFRLCDRLQISYKTPQTRLALEDVKAIIELIAQEGGHPSS; translated from the coding sequence ATGGGGTTTGCAGATCTCTCGATTGTGGAAATAGCGGAAGACCACCACCTCTCGGTGGACAATGTTTTTCGGTTGTGCGATCGCTTGCAGATTTCCTACAAAACACCCCAGACTCGCCTGGCTTTGGAAGACGTGAAAGCGATTATTGAACTCATTGCCCAAGAAGGTGGACATCCATCGTCCTAG
- the psbV gene encoding photosystem II cytochrome c-550, with protein MFKRLIWLVVMAAFLTFQTFVGVANAAELDLETRTIPLNDKGETLVLNQSQVVEGKRLFNYACGQCHAGGVTKTNFNVDLSPASLALATPPRTNVEALVDYMKDPTTYDGLESIAELHPAMSSADVFPKMRNLTDDDLVAIAGHILVQPKVLGERWGAGKTRYST; from the coding sequence ATGTTCAAAAGACTCATTTGGCTTGTGGTCATGGCTGCATTCCTAACCTTCCAGACCTTTGTGGGAGTGGCAAATGCAGCAGAGTTAGACCTAGAGACCCGCACCATTCCGTTAAACGATAAGGGCGAAACCCTGGTGCTCAATCAATCCCAAGTGGTTGAGGGTAAGCGCCTATTTAACTATGCCTGTGGGCAATGCCATGCTGGGGGCGTCACCAAAACCAACTTTAACGTTGACCTAAGCCCGGCGTCGTTGGCCCTAGCTACTCCTCCACGTACCAACGTGGAAGCGCTTGTAGACTACATGAAAGACCCCACCACCTACGATGGTCTGGAGTCGATCGCTGAGCTACACCCAGCTATGAGCAGCGCGGACGTGTTCCCCAAAATGCGGAACCTCACAGACGATGATCTAGTGGCGATCGCCGGTCATATCTTGGTTCAGCCGAAGGTGCTCGGTGAGCGCTGGGGTGCTGGCAAGACTCGGTATAGCACCTAG
- the psbV2 gene encoding photosystem II cytochrome PsbV2 → MLTVLSPARRLLRRCLVLGVAIALWLSLTTPAQAASVDPFIRRYFDAAEPVALPANAAGETQLFSAEDFAAGKEFFSSTCINCHVGGATLPNPTESLALDVLKGATPSRDNIQAIVAFMRQPMTYDGQEVSFWCREVPATWLSDAEAETVAAFVLRAAEKAPGWGTSEF, encoded by the coding sequence ATGTTGACTGTTTTATCCCCTGCCCGCCGTTTGCTGCGCCGCTGTTTAGTGCTAGGCGTGGCGATCGCCCTTTGGCTATCCCTGACCACTCCTGCCCAAGCCGCATCCGTCGATCCGTTTATTCGGCGATACTTTGATGCCGCCGAGCCCGTTGCGCTGCCGGCCAATGCGGCGGGTGAAACCCAGCTTTTTTCAGCGGAAGATTTTGCCGCTGGCAAGGAATTTTTTAGCAGCACCTGCATTAACTGCCATGTCGGTGGAGCGACACTACCAAACCCCACCGAATCCCTAGCGCTGGATGTTCTCAAAGGGGCCACACCCTCCCGCGATAATATCCAAGCGATCGTTGCCTTTATGCGTCAACCCATGACTTATGACGGACAAGAAGTCTCGTTTTGGTGTCGGGAAGTGCCTGCTACCTGGCTGAGTGATGCAGAGGCAGAAACAGTGGCGGCCTTTGTGTTGCGGGCAGCGGAGAAAGCGCCAGGCTGGGGTACGAGCGAGTTTTGA